Below is a genomic region from Hevea brasiliensis isolate MT/VB/25A 57/8 chromosome 3, ASM3005281v1, whole genome shotgun sequence.
aatataatatttaatataaatacttatttttttatcaatattaaattatatatatatatatattataattttaattacatataaatatacatataattttatttaaattataaaatatatcaaaaaaattataaaatattatataaaattgattCTTCTTgtaatttgaattaaattaaaataataaataaaaatttaatttaatataatttaacttTGATAAAATAATTTGAGTCCCCAATACCAAACAGGCAATTGGCAATGCAAAGCCGAGAGCTTTGATTTGTGGATATGATCCGGTAGGAGATGCATGCATTAAGATTCCCAGTTCTCACGTCACGTCAAGTACTGCAAATGACACGTGTCATCATTCCACGTTGATTTGGATCCATTCAAGTGAGGAGCTTCTAATAAACACCACAATCCAAATTAAAAAAGAACCATAGAAACAAACAAAATCATCCATTTCTAGAGCTCTCTTCTTTCTATCTGCAACTCAGCTCGCTCTCCACTGGTTGACTCATGAAAGCTCTGGCCAACTCCTCTTCTTTGTCAAAGATCGCATCCGAAAGATTTGGAGATTGCCGAGATTTTTGTCTCACTAGACATCAAATTGGTTTTTTCTCTTCCAAAAAACTTCTTAATCTCGGGGCTTTTATATGCATTAAACACAAGGCTCTTCACCCCATTTCTGCTTCTATCCCTCCTCTTTCCAAGGCATGTACTCTTTGCTTTCCTTCCTCATCTCATGCTTATGTCGATTTTGATCTGGTGGTAGCTTTTTCAACAACTTCTTAAAGTTTATCTATGTGTAACTAATGTGGTTTCTATTAGTGACAACTGAATTGGTTTTGATTCCTTCTGCTAGTTGGGCTTGGAGGATGCAGAGACCAAAACCCAAGAAACATGTAATTCTCCATTCCTCGTCTTTTGCATTTATCTTCAGTTCTTGACGATTTTTGGATAATTCTTAAATCTCAATATGGAGCTTCTGATTGACGTGCAGACCAATCAAAGACCGTTCATGTTAAATTCCACCTAAAGAAAAAGTGTTCCTTTGGTGAGCAATTTGCTCTAGTAGGGGACGATCCCTTGTTTGGCGTGTGGGACCCTGCAAGTGCAATACCATTGAACTGGTCAGACGGTCATGTTTGGACTCTTGAGCTGGTAAGCTGAACTGATACCATGCAAAATTTTTTGAGTTTAGGTGGATTTGATGAGGTGCTGATGCCTTTCCATTTTCGATTTTTAGGATATGCCCATTGGAAAATCAATCCAGTTCAAGTTCATACTAAAAAAAATTACTGGGAAGATTTTGTGGCAACCAGGACCCGATCGAGTTCTCAAAACCTGGGAAACTGAGAATACAATTGTTGTTTCAGAAGATTGGGAAGATGCTACCTTTCAGAAATTAATAGAGGAAGAAACGATTTATGATAAAAAAGGGGAGCCTACTGTTGATTCAGAAATGCTGATCGTTGCTGACAACTTGACTGCTAACTCAGAAATGCTAGTTTTTGCTGAAGCCTTGACCCACCAAAATGAGGAATTAGCCTCTGATGTCAATTCTTACCCACCAAAGGAACCATTACCACCGACTCCTGAGAAACCAATCATTGTTAATAGCATTCCTCCTCCAGAAGAGGAGCCCATGTTTATTGTTGCAGATAATATCAGCTACACAAAGGAGGATCCTGTTGTGCGAGCAAGTCACCAAGTGCTAGGTGTCCTTGGACGCAATGATGAGAAGGATGAGAATGAGGCTATTTCAAACGAGAAAGCAATGATAGCAGAGGAGATTGTCGGAAATAATGGAAGAGCTTCAACGGAAATTAATTCAGCAAGTATGACTGTGGAAGGAAATCTGGTTACTCATGAAGGAGATCCTGTTCTGGTACCTGGAATACCTCCATTATCAGTGTTTTCAAGCGAACCAGTAATTCGTGATGAAGGTGAGACAAACAGTGCCTTTGATGCCTCAGTTGGAGTTAATGAAGGTGAAACAAACAGTGCCTTTGATGCCTCGGTTGGAGTTAACGATGAAGTTAAGAATCACAATTTGCCAGAGGTAACTGCTTGATGAGTAGTGATGCTCTGTTTCttgtttattttcattttctctttaatTTCTTTCACTACTTTTACTTGGTGTTTGTCTGCACTATCCCAAAAATTTCTCCAGTTCTGGGAGATTCAGGCCACAGAATCCAGCTTAGCCTGTATCCTTTTGAAATTAATGCTTTATAGAACATGAGATTTTctgaaatgaaataaataaaaaatatcacTCTTAGTGACTTTAGAAGATCATAATAGGCTTGTATTTCCTCATTCTTAAGGTCAGCAATCAAAGAACTTATGCACTTGCAATTATATGTCATTGCCTCAACTTCCACTGGGAGATGGGATTGATATCCTTTGCACCATGTCCCATTATACTATTACAGACTACTACTAGAACCTATTGGATTTGACATTTTTGCCACTAAATGAATCGTCTGTTAGAAAAACACATAATGTGAGAGACGAAAGTTTCACATTTAGCAATTCTGTTCTGCATTTGCTGCTGATAACAGTTCATAGCATCCTCTATTTTCAATCACTTTTGTTAGCCTTCTTATCTATTAACCGAGGCCTAATAATATTCAGAagcatgaaattgatgatgatcTTCATCAAACAGAAAAAGTAGAGGTGTTCAGTGATCAGGGGCAGCTTCACAATGAACTTGAGCAAAATCCACTAGCTGATGATGGAAAACAGCAAGAATCAGAACCAACCGAAAATGGTGTTTTGCAAAGTGACATTCTATGGGGTCGAAAAACAATACAGAAGCTGCTAATTAATTTAGGATTTCTGTAGCATAAGTGTTTATGACTATGCTATTGCTACTTAATCGCCTACCATTTTCAAGTGGCTTGGCGAACAGGAGTGATATTGAGATGATTTGGTAGCTATCACATTGTACAGAAGTTTGCAACTCATTTGTGATATTGCTATAGTTATTCATGTGTGGATTGTTTTGTATCGCCTAATgttgtttgatgtttatgtatACGTTGAGAGCATTTTCTTGCACGACATAGAGTGAGATCTAGAACAGTTCTTGGTTTAAAAGCAGCTGCATATTTACCACAAAATGCTTATTTTTCTTTCTAATCGACAGTAGCAAATCTACGGCTACATCTCTCCATGGTGGAGGAAGTAACCTCCCTCATATCTTTAACCACTACTTTTCTTTGGTTTTTGGTAAGTTATGGGAGAGGTCAGAGGTCGGATGGAATCAAGAAAATGTATATAACCAACAGGAAACTATCTCTGATCTCAGTAGGCTATCTTTCTGCACTGAAATTAAAGAATGCAGAAATTTCAGATTGTCTTGTATGTGAGCCCATCCCATATCAGTGTAGTGGGTGATACATTGTATTATCATAAACAAGAATTTTCTAGCATGACAAGATACTTCAGAGAATATATATTGTCACGTTCAAATGTCTGGTAGAGGAGCAATCATACTGGTGATGATTAAAAGTGCGTAGAGGTAGAGCACATGCCACGATGTTAATGGGGAAAAATGTTGCTCGATGGCAAGCCCTTTGTATTGGAAATTTAGGCAGCCAGTCatattttctctttttattttttggcATGCTTCGTTGCAGGCATACGGCAGCATTCCCCTCAGTTACTTCCTTCGAAATGTTGAAGCTgcataaaaataaacaaataaagtaaaaattacatGTAGGGCAAATCAACTTGAATGCCGACTTCCCAAATAATTATAGTTTATTCAAATTATAAAGCAATTTTTCATAAAATTGGCTACGTCGAGTTACAATTTTCAAATGCAATGCTTTCATCGACATAAATCAGAATTGCAAACTCCAGAAAATAATTGATTGAATAAACCACTGCCTGAATTAAaccatttataattatatatactttTTAAGTACCGTCCTTCGCCCTCATCATCATCCACCACATCAACCCAAAAGATGGggcgaaataataataataatacatatggaaaaagaaaaaaaagaagatgcAAATCCTTTgggaaaaacaaaattaaaaaggaagGGAAGATATATTTGACTTGACCTAAGCTAACTGCAATTACGTAGAATCTGCATAAATAAAATATTGCAGAATTGTAGAACTCAAAAAACCTTCAGTCAGTCACCACTTCTTTTTTCATTGCTTTCATGAAACATGATTTCCATTCTTCTGCTGCCGTGAAAATGGAAGACTTTGCGAACCACGCGCTAATTCTTCCTTTGTTCTTTTACTCGGAACAGACTGTAGCAATCTGAAACgaaaattagaaaaagaaaaaatttagagcAGCTGCATCAGGAAGGCTtgaacatgacttatgaattgataACTGGCAACTAAACAGGAGGTGAGAAGGTCTCAAAAAGTGCTATCCGGGGAATTTGAAATTACACCGTCGTCatcgcatgaaaatatgcaaactcTCTATTACATTTACATCCAAAGATAAGCCAAGCAATAAAGCATAATCCACTATGCTTGACAAGCCTACAGAGTAGCAAAAATGAACACTTTCACCACAAGTTCCATGCCATGCAATGAAACCCACCAAGCACATGtcatataaagaaaaaaaaaaaatagtccaACATAGTTGAGACCACGGAAAGATGGTCGAGACTCAACATCGAGAATATGTAAGTTCCATACAAGACCCTACACAGAAACCTCTTGAACCACCGCCAAAATGTTCAAAATAAAGTGGAAACTGTCAGATTCCCCATTATGGCTCCCCTCATTTCACCaagcaaagaaaaataaaaaataaaaaaaaatcgtcTAAGAAAAAAGATCCGGAAAATCAAAGGAAAGATATCAAATACACATCCTTCTAAGAAGACAAAAAGGGATAACACTACGATTGTAAATGAGCTGAGCCGCTCATGAGCTTAGCTTTATAAAAACTCGACTCGACAAGTTTAATTTTTAGGCCCAATTAAATATATGAACTCAATTCAAGCTCACCAACACTCGGCTCATTAAGGTTCACGAGCTAACTCATTATATACGATCGCAAGCTGAATTATTAAACAAGCTCGTAattcatttatattaattattacattTCATTATGTTACAAATATATTGATTTTGTTTATGATTATTCTATAAAATAATGTATTAATAACtattattcaaaattatgatgtaattaagttatataaaatatagttatttgtaatttaaaattaacctttttatgaaaattaatttattttttatatgagaAATAAAGTTAACATGTTATacgatattttatttcaattttcaatatatatatatatataaacttgaaTGTAAAACATTTAACCATAAAGTGACACATAACATGTATTTATGCTTATTGTatgattataatataaaataaaactaaaaaggtTATTTCATTCTACTAAAACTAACAAACTTATAATTATTTAGGaacaaattaatgatttaatataTTAGATGTATAAAATAATAGGTAATAACTAAATTAGATTctacataaaaattaattataaccaTTTTATCCATAATAAGTAAATAAATCAAAACTACATAGCCTTGGAGGTAACAGCATTTGAATCTTGAACCCTTTCAATCTCTCTTTCTCACCttttaatctctctctctctctcctataCTAATTTgtaaatgaatggaaatgttaaataTATGAAATCACAACAAAGATTATTATATTAATGAagttttaaatacataaaattttcaaactaataaaagcttgaatttaaaaaagaaaaagttttaacAATAGAAATTGACACATCTATGTTTATCATATGGTTATAATATAAAGTATAACTCACTTCATTAAAACTAATGAACTTATAATTGCATATGaacaaattaatatattaaatataaatactaataatattaatatatttcttATTAGTAATTTAGTATATAAATAATGATATAAAGTAATAAATTTGTTCATCATATAGGGACCAACAATTAATCTTTAACTCTAGTACCATGTATGGACATGATAATCTAGGGACCGAACGATGTGCCAAAAAGGAGGATGGCAATACGCTCGCTTGCAACACATAAAATGCGAGACTCTGCAATACCTTAAAGAAAATAGAGTGTGCTTTTACCATCAATAATTTCTTTTGGTAGAAATTATGGCACATGACCCTAAGAACTTCCAAGTTAAATGTGCTCGAGTTAGATTAGTttaagataggttacttggtatCAGAACAAGTTGTCAGCTTGGAGTCTCAAAGCCATTATTGAGGGGGAGATGTTTGGTCATGAGGGATTGGCAATCAACCATTGATTCCAGTACAATGTATGGGTAATGGTACTTGTGGGACTAACTAATGCTCGCTCATAGCACCTGACAGACCAACTCTACAATGCCTTAAAAGAAATAGATGTGCCTTTACCATCAATAATTACTTTGGTAGAAATAGTGGCACATGATCCCATTAGCTCACAGGTTAAATGTGTTGAGTACTTGAGTTGGAGCAACGTAAGGATAAGAGACTTACTGGGAAGTTGtcaactaaattaaattaaactaatgattaaataaaatattatataaaacatTAATTAGAatcattttatttatataaaaccaCGAAATTTTAAGGTTACTATCCTAAACCTAATCAAAACTATATAGTTTTTAAAGTAAAAAAGTAACCCTAAACCTAATGCTTTTAACATATTTTTCACTTTTTTGCAGCCCCCCAGCCGTAGCCCCCATTTCTCCTCCTTGATCTTCCTCAAACTTTCTCATTTTCCTTTGATTCTTCCCTCAACCTGCTTCCTCGATTCACCACCCATTTCGCTGCTCCTGGCTGTCTTACTCGATTTTACTCCTAGCTCCTCATCATCCTCAATTCTCATGGCTGTCTCTCCTCGGCTTCCCCAACCCGTTATCTGCTCATTTATGAGCTCAAGTAAACCATTCATCTCAAATAGACACATCATTTTTAGGTGTTTCAACCCACTTCACATTTCTTTAATTTAggtactttttttttttgggtgtttTCATCTTGTTTCTGGGTGTTATTCTTACATATTAGCTACTGGAATGCTGCTGACTTATGTCGTTTTAATTTTGAAAGTAGCTAATTGTACTGTCCTTTAACACTACCGGGTGTTATTCTTCAATTTCATTCTATTCTTTTTTATTTCTGGAACTGTTTCATTATTTTTGGTACTATTTTTGGTAGTTACTTGAATATCTTAGTGAATGCATTGGGGTTTAAATCTGTTTGGGCTTTACAGAATTGCACCAGACTCGGCAAGAATATTTTATGTGTTGGTGATGGTGATTTGTATTGCTTCTTTTCTCTTGTAACAGTTCACTTCTTTGatattgatgattttttttttttatatttttatttgtcaTCCTTAATCTCATCCCTAATATTTGTACCAATTATTTATTAGCTTTGTTAATAAGGACTGTTAAGTATATTGATTGCTTGCAGCAGATGTGCTCAGTTTTGAAGACTAGGAAGGGAAAGAATGTACTAAATCCTTGTTTACTAGAAAAGGGATCTGTTTTCTATCAGGCTTATTGGATCTATTTGTTATATTCTTAATCCAATGCCCAATTTGTTGTGACCTGCTTTGCATTGCAGGTCTCCTCTCTATTTCTCCATTCGTTTATTCTTCTTCCTTCTCTTATGTTGACTATTGCTCCACAGCTTTTCTCTTCACTCTCTGTTGTATTACTAATAACGAACTATCataaaatattgtgatttgaaaataTGCAATAAAATAGTAAAAAAGCTGAGTTCAAGCTAGTTCATATGAGCTTAACACTTCTATCTTCTCTCTCGGTTGTATTATTAATATCGAACTAgcattaaatattgtgatttggaaatgAGCACTAAAATAGTAAAAAGCTTGAGCTCAAGCTTGGCTCATTTCTATTATAAACAAGCTACGCTTGAGCTTAGCTCGTTTCTATTATCAACAAGTCAAATTCGAGGTTaacttttttaaattataaacgaGCGAAAAACAAGTTGAGcttgattatattttattttaaattatcccAGCTCAAGCACTAAAGTTAAAGCTAAAGTCAAGTTCAAGCCAAGCTTGAGCTTCTGAAAAAAGCTATTGAAAGCTCAGCTCAGCTCCTTTACACCCCTAAATTTACACATTTGCATGGCTATCAAAATGAGCTTCTTGGTGTTGACCCACCCAAATAAGCCCTCCCATCCACAAAGCCCACAAAAGATGACTAGATTATCCATTGTAAAGCACACTGAAGACTAAATGCTAAAAATCCTTTAAACAATTCCCAAATAAAAATGAAGCATGACTTACAACGGAAACAGGTAGAACCTCTGATTCAGACCAATAAACAGCAAGCATATACAATATCAAGTTAACTTTACAAGTCCTAAAATCTGTTCAATTGTGGAAAACTGCAGTAGTTTTCTAGAAAAGTTTCCTAATAAAATTGGAAAACAGATTTTCATGTTCACATTTGCCcctttttcaaaatttaactaaGATTTGAAAGACAATTTTAAGCTGTTTCCACTATTTTCTTTGTAAAAAAAAAGTCATGTTTtccaaatagaaaaaaaaaacgaCTTTTCTATAACcaaaattatactataaattgaatgcattttttatattttcttttgttttccataAAAAATGAAAAGTATAGTTTTCTTACAAAATGAAAAACGAAAAATAGAGAACTCTTTTCCACAAGCAAATAGGTTCTTAGCAGCTGAAAAGAAAATGAATCTTCATAATGTTACCGAGGGGAGTTGGCACGCTTCTGTTGTTGCTGATTGACAAAATTAGACGAAGTTATTGCAGGTTCAACTTCAGTATCCTGTAAATCATTTTTCAACCATACAACAGATTAAATCCAGCATTCCAGTCAAAAGTATTAAATCAAGTGAATGGAGCACTTTTGGCATTCTGCAGACCTAAATAAAAGCATTTAACAAGTTTTTCAAGTACACACATTTAATATAGTACTTCAAGGTTAAGCCTGTCCAATTGAGAAAAAGATTTTCACTTGCTTGAAGAGAGCAAGAGGCTTTAAAACCAACTTAATTTGTCATGTACTATATAGTAGCATGGTAAATCAACtcctaaaaaataaataaataaaaggattTTTCTGATTCAACATGGGAGTACTTGGATAATGGGTAGAAACTAGGGTCTGACCACCAAGTCCTTACCTTTAAACAGGAATAAATGGAGCCTGCATAAGGCATCAATAGCAGACATGAAGCCAGCTCACTCCCTTAACTGTTTTTGCTCCCGCATCTTGGTGCATTGCAAAATGCCAAAATCCATTAAAggagtggtttctgtccagataACCACTACCTCTCATCTGGAAATTTCTTGCCCACATACCCTTTATCCAAGCATCACCTAtgtttttgaaaaaataaatcaaatcaacTATTGAGAGCATCATTGAAAAATTCCCACCTCAGGAGTACATTCTTTAGGCAATCCATCTTCTGGCACGACGTCACTTGTTCCAGGATTGACAATGTCCCATAGAAATCCATTCTCATTCCCAAGGGAAAGCTTATCGAAATCATGGTCTACAGCTCCAGAATGAGGTGCGACATATGCAACATATTTTTCTGGGAACAACAAATACATCCAGCATCTTATTGTAATCATTATTTGTGAACCACAATCAACCAGATGAAAAGCAACAAAGAACAAAGTCTTACAACTAATGTATGTTAAACACATAAAATATATTCACAAAAAACCACCAATATATACATAGGCTACTGATAAACCATATAAACAGCCTAACATTTTGTTGAGATATCACTGGTTAGAAGTAACATCTACAAAATAATTTCTCAACAAAGAAAACCATGTTAAAAAAATGAACTGAAGAATTAAGTTACCTGCCAAGCTGTGAAGGGCATTCTCAGCAGCTTGCTGATGTGCATCCTTCCTGGTCTTACCCATTCCAACACCTATCTTTTCACCAGTGAACAAAACCTGAACCATTTAAGTCAGCAAAATGAGTTTATGGGAGTCCATAAAAGCAAAAGATGATCCAAGCAACAAAGATGGAACAAAGTTTCAAAGCTTTTACAAAAGGGGGAAACCACGTAGTTTACTGAAAAAATTATCATTAAGTAATTATTAAATACAAATATATATAATCTTATCACCCCCAGCACAGCAACATCAAGAAACAGAGTCCAATTGTCTAACCAAATCACACTTTGATTCCCTAATAAATGACAAAATCACAATGAAACAAATGAAAAACAAAAAACCAGTAAAAGAACATAATTACCGATTTGAAGTATTTATCTTGGTCCAGATAATGAATTGAAAAATTTGGTCAAGCCAATCAACCTTGATGTCAAGGTAATGGACATAATTTATCAAACTAGAAGACATTGACAGATTTAAACACTTTACCAGCATGCATTAACTGTACAAAAAATAATACACAATAAGCAATATATTCAGACATATAAACCATTATTTAAACAACATAGAATGTGTATTTCACAAGTTTCAGTACCAATATCCATTAATTTCGCAAGAGAATAATACATTTCAAGCAACAGATGAAGACTATTACAGTGATTAGAATTAAACTATGCCAACGACAGTCATGTATACAACAATACAAATTTATGAGAACCAAAGCCCGAAGAATATCaaaaaattggaggtgaaaataaagCAGCAGGAAAACACTTTTCTTTAACTGACCTCAACAGAAAATTGCAAATCCTTACTGGTGCTTACAACAGACCTGAACTCAACCTGCACCTAGGAGACAATTTGGTAAGTCTCGGAAAAAAATAAACAGAGAAATCATCAACAAGGCCTGAATCCATCTGTACCTTTGAGTTGCATCTTCGTCCAATTTCTTGCAGCACTCCAATAGACAAGTGGGATGGTAGAAGATTCAATTTCACAGCTTCAGGTTGAAAATCTCTGCTATTACTATTAGATGATACAGGATTCTGAGAAATGCCAACCTCTGCAAGAAATTTCAATCAGCAATTAGTATGAAAATTAGCATCTGCTGCAAAATAGAGTGCAGTAGTGACAAATACTAACATAAGGTACAATATTTTCACCAACTGCCATTTATTAAGGTGCCTGTCTGAAGGGTATCTTAGTCATGGATAACACTGCTGTCAAATAGAAAATGTCTAAAATTGGCCCTCAAATTTGaaggatttattattattattattattattattattattattattattattattattatttatgatgtttgaacTTTGAAATTTGACTTCTGCAATCTAGTCTTCCAACTTTtcatttttaatcaattaaatcttCCAATTTTTATCACCACTAGATTACAATGACAAGCCCATTTCAAATTTTACCATGTGACTAAATTAACCAAGGACTAGGAAACAAAAACAACCTACAAGGACTTCATTGAACACTTTCTAAATCTGAGGCCTTGATGCAGAAGGAAAActaaatttagaaattatttttatttaatttttcattgtaaaattaagatatttaattaagtattttagTACAATTAGGAAGCATAGGTTCCTATTATTTAGGAAATTTTGTTAGGaagtattattttaattatttaggaaTTCTATTGTTTCGAATTTCCTAGTTAGTGTTGGTTTAATATTCCTGGTTAGATTGGTTTAGTATTTGCATATTTTGAGTTTGAGATTCCTAATATCAATAGTAGTAGGATTAGTTATTAGTCCATAAATACCTGTGTAACTTATGTACTTTCCTAAAGAGCTTATTATTCTTGACAAtcaaaaattaatcaaatttgagaattttgtttTGTTCCCTTTTGAGTGTTCTTTGTGGTTCTACATCAGGCCTACACAAGGAA
It encodes:
- the LOC110634817 gene encoding uncharacterized protein LOC110634817 isoform X2; amino-acid sequence: MKALANSSSLSKIASERFGDCRDFCLTRHQIGFFSSKKLLNLGAFICIKHKALHPISASIPPLSKLGLEDAETKTQETYQSKTVHVKFHLKKKCSFGEQFALVGDDPLFGVWDPASAIPLNWSDGHVWTLELDMPIGKSIQFKFILKKITGKILWQPGPDRVLKTWETENTIVVSEDWEDATFQKLIEEETIYDKKGEPTVDSEMLIVADNLTANSEMLVFAEALTHQNEELASDVNSYPPKEPLPPTPEKPIIVNSIPPPEEEPMFIVADNISYTKEDPVVRASHQVLGVLGRNDEKDENEAISNEKAMIAEEIVGNNGRASTEINSASMTVEGNLVTHEGDPVLVPGIPPLSVFSSEPVIRDEGETNSAFDASVGVNEGETNSAFDASVGVNDEVKNHNLPEKK
- the LOC110634817 gene encoding uncharacterized protein LOC110634817 isoform X1 — protein: MKALANSSSLSKIASERFGDCRDFCLTRHQIGFFSSKKLLNLGAFICIKHKALHPISASIPPLSKLGLEDAETKTQETYQSKTVHVKFHLKKKCSFGEQFALVGDDPLFGVWDPASAIPLNWSDGHVWTLELDMPIGKSIQFKFILKKITGKILWQPGPDRVLKTWETENTIVVSEDWEDATFQKLIEEETIYDKKGEPTVDSEMLIVADNLTANSEMLVFAEALTHQNEELASDVNSYPPKEPLPPTPEKPIIVNSIPPPEEEPMFIVADNISYTKEDPVVRASHQVLGVLGRNDEKDENEAISNEKAMIAEEIVGNNGRASTEINSASMTVEGNLVTHEGDPVLVPGIPPLSVFSSEPVIRDEGETNSAFDASVGVNEGETNSAFDASVGVNDEVKNHNLPEKHEIDDDLHQTEKVEVFSDQGQLHNELEQNPLADDGKQQESEPTENGVLQSDILWGRKTIQKLLINLGFL